The DNA segment cagcagaatcacagaacccaagaatggactaacagttaccaaagggaaagggactggggagaatgggagggaagggagggataagggcggggtaaaagaaagggggtattacgattagcatgtataatgtgtgtgtgggggcatggggagggctgtgcaacacagagaagacaagtagtgattctacaacatcttaatatgctgatggaccatgactgtaatgaggtttgttggggggacttggtgaaggggggaccctagtaaacataatgttcttcatgtaattgtagattaatgataacaacaacaacaaaatggggATGGAGGGACAAGTTAGAAGGGCCCTCATGGATCATGTGGTCCAACCCCCTTGTTAAAATGATGGAGAAGCTCACACCCGGAAGGGGAAGAGAATTGCTGGGTCTCACAGGAAAAGGAGCAGGTCTAGAACTGGCAGCCTCCCAGGCCCGGGTGCTCCTGCACACCaatgcctttctcttctccagCCATCCAAAGACTCCCTGGGACCCCCTCACATGGGACCCTCCTCAGTTTAGGGTGTGTATCCTGCATCACCCCTGTTTAGACCCTCACCTCCAGAAAAGGTGAGAAGAGGTTGAGTTAGGACAGACCCTGAGGCGAGGCAGGGATGTGTGTGTATGTCGGGGGTGCACAGTGGGGTCCCTCAGCACCCCCAGGAGAGCCCAGGCTGGGGGGAGACCAGAGAGCCAGGGAGGGTCTGAGGGACCCCCTACCTGAGGgtctgtctttcttctctgtcaCACCCCTCTGGCTTGGGGGTGCTGAGGGTTGGCTctgggcctcaggctgctgctctggcaTAGTGTGGCCCGGAGCCATTCTGTCCAGGCTGTCCTCTTGAAGCTGGCGGTAAATGAATAACTTTGCTCCTGTCTGCAGGGCTTTCTTGGACAAAGAAGCCACCTGGTGCCCTTTAGTTCTGACTTGGCCACCCAGCTGCCTGAGTGCCCTGGCCAGGGATCAGGGGGTGAAGGCAGATACAACACCTTGGCCCTCTGTACCCACTACCCCAATCTAAccccagagaggcccagaggacggttcTCTTCTCTGTTTCCTCCCCCTCACCTCCTATTTCTAAGCCCCCTCTTTTTCTGACCTTTCCTACCCTGCACTAAGTACCCCCCCATTGGGCCCCTCCTCTCAGAGAGCCCCCCTACTGAACTCTGCCCCTTTTTCTCAGCCCCACTCTCCCTGAGCCCACATCCACTCTATCCAATTCTCCCTAGGACCCAGCTCCATCAGTCACCCCCCACCCTAAAttcagtgtctatttccttccccccaGGCTAGAAGGGTGGCTCCCAAAGGGGTCTAGTTTGGAGAGAGAGCAGTCACAAAGCCAAATCCTTCCCTGGAATCTTACAGAGAATGATCTACAGCTAGGGTCCTTTCACGGTTCAAAGATATactttgtcttccttgggtcatgAAGGGTGACAACATAAAGATATTCTTTACCAAGAGGAGAATTCTGGAGGGCTAAGTGAAGGACTGTACTGAAAAATCTAGCTACTGCTGGAATCTTTTGCTTTACCTTTGCTGTAAGCAAAGAAGCTCAAGACACAGTAACTTTGAAGTAATTTCAAGTCTCCCCAATCCCAAATACCTGTGTTGTGACCCTCACTCACCATCAAGTTGCTAACTTTGCCTCGATTCCCTTTATAGGCAACCTCTTGTTCTACAGTTTCCATTCCCTTTTCCTTGCATTGCATCTGCCCGTACACTTCTTGCTAAGGCCACTGTGGTGACCACCTTGCTGTTTTTAGTCCCATGGTTATTCATCAGGCCTCATCTTGCCTGACCACTTCTGCAGCCTCAGATGATGTTGCTAACACCCGCCTATTGAAAtcctttctctttggtttctAGACTGACCTCATCTATTCTCCTGGTTTCAGTTGTCACCTATATCCTAACAACTGCCAAGTTTACCACTCCTGAGTTCCAGATCTCTATATATGCCCTGCCACTTCCTGGCCATCTGTCTAGCGGTCCCACAGGCTTGCCAGACTCTGTACAGCAACCTGGTCTCCTATTTTGGTAAATGGTACCACCATCCATTCTGCAACCTAAGGCAGAAAATTGGGCTTATCCTAGTTCTTCCCTCTTCCTCACCCCACATATCCAGATGGTTCTCCAGCCCTGCTCATGGCTTCCTTACCAGCCTCCCAatgtccctgcccccagccccactgtTCCTGCCTTATTTCTGGCATCTCACAAGGGGGTGGCTGCATAGCCTCTCAGATTGCTTCCCTGCCTTCATCTCCCTCCTTGAATCCCAGTTACATGGAGGCTAGAGAGGTTATTTGAGCATAAATCTGACCAGGTACATTCCTTCCATGACTCCCCAAAATCAGAGTAAAGTCCAAAAGTCTGTGCTTCTGCACATGAAACTATGACTTGGCCTCCTCTGGGCCCCTGGGCCACATTGCTACTTCCTGTTACCTTGCTGTCTAGCCAGCCATGTGGAGTCTCTTCCTGGATCTGGACACAGGCCCCCTTTTCTGCTGCCGGGACCCCCTCCACCTTGTCTAAGATGCAGATACTTCCAAACTTGTTTACCTCAAGCACTGGTGGAGTGTCACCAGAGGGTTCTGTATcccccctctttccctcccttaaGGGTCATCCTCTCTCATCTCTCCTGCAGGTGAGAAGATTCCAGTTTTACTTTTGGGTGTGTGTTTTATGAAAAACAATAGGTCTTTTTGTTCTCCTCTTCCAAATATGAAATCATAACATTGAGTGTGTTCTTTCATATGGCACAGGGGAGATTCTGGGGTGCAGCTGCACAGTGGAAGACCCATGCTCCAAGCACAAACCCAAAGGGCACAGCCTTGAGCAGAGGGTCCCTGACACCCTCCTCCCACTTCCCCATGGCTCTCCGCACAAGGTGCTGCAGGTGCTTGGCCCGCCTCTCTAGGTTGGCCTTCCTTGTCAGAATTCCCTGTGAGTGGATCAAATGACCACCTAGGAAGCACCCAGCTCCGTTTACCACCTCACTTCTCGGTTACAGAACCTCTGTTTCTCTCTGAGCTTGATCCTGGGCAGCTGGGCAGAATCCAGCCAAGGCCGATCCTTGGGGGGAGTGGGGACGCTCTGCAGGGAGGCGCTCAGGACAAGGAGGCACCGGCAACTGCAAAACGAAAGGCTTTTATTGACAAATATCAAGTGGCCCTTTTCAAGGCTTCCAGTCCCTGCTCAACGCAGGTTTTGGGGCCGCAGCCCGACGGGGCAGGCAAATAGTGGCGGCCAACCCAGTCCCGCGTTCCAGAGGGGCGCGAGGTTTCACTGTCCCCGCGGGCTGGTCCCTGGGTGCCACAGTCCCGCTCCCCAGCTGGCGGAGGGATGGCAGCTAGGGAAAGGGGCGCCGGGCTGGCCCCTTTCAGTCCAGCGAGAGAGCTGCCTGGCATCTGGGGTTGGCTGGTCTCCGATGCGAGGCTGCACGCTTGACTGGTGGGCGCCCCATATCGTGGGGATGGTGGGGTCTCCTCGCGGCCGCCCCCTCAGACGTAGTCCTTGCGGTCGTAGGCGGTGCTCCCGAGTCCAACTGAACGCGGCGCGGAGTAGATGATCTTGGCGGGCGCGTACTTCTCGCGGGGTGGGCAAGAACAGCAGAGCAACGAGCCCCCCAGCAGCTGCAGCGCCGCGGCCGCCCAGCCCACGTACAGGCCGGCGCCCATCTCGCGCTTCTGCGCCTCGGGCACCAGCGGGTTGTAGAAGTCCCGGATGATGGTGTTGGCCGACCAGGACACCGGAACCAGGGTGAGCAAGGCCGCTAGCAGGAAAAGCACGCCCGCCACAATGGTGATCTTGGCCTTGGCCGAGTCGTCCTGCACGCAGTTGGTGCACTGGGCGCCCACGAGCGCCACGAGGAGCCCGAAGGCAGTTAGGAGGATGGCGACGACAATGAGGGCGCGGGCCGCCTGCAGGTCCTGCGGCAGCGCCAGCAGCGAGTCATACACCTTGCACTGCATCTGGCCGGTGCTCTGCACCACGCAGTTCATCCACAGGCCCTCCCAGATGGTCTGCGCCGTGATGATGTTGCTGCCGATGAAGGCCGTCACGCGCCACATGGGCAGCGCGCAGCACACGATGGTGCTCAGCCAGCCCAGCACCGCCAGCGAGGTGCCCGTGATCTCCAGGCCCATGGACATGGCTGCCGCGTCAAAGCCGGCTCCGCCAGGCGGCTGCGGGTGCGGGACTGCTAGGGGCCGGGGCCGCGGGGCCTGGGCGGGAGCTGCGGCGCGCCGACGGAGAGATGTTCCGACAGACTGACGGACAGACGCCCGGACGGCGCGCGCGCTAACCGCTCCGCTCTGCCCGCTGGCGCCGCGGCTGCGCCTGCACCTGCCTGTGCTTTGCGGGCGCGCGGCGGCAACTGGGCTGGCCCTGGGCTGAGGCTGGTTAGTATTAGTTCGGTGCCCGGCGCTCCGCCGGGGGCAAGAGTGGGCGGAGCCGTGCTCTTCCTGGGGACAGTGACGTGGCCCCTCTTCCCACCTTCACGGAGCGCCTTGGGAGGAAGGGCTTGGCCAGGAGTGGCGCCCGgcgagggggtgggggtgccctCAGGGGGCGGGGCCGGGAGCTGCTCCCCCGCCCCTCGCTCCTTGTTCCTCAGTGGGACACAACTTACCCTGCGGCTGTCCAGGGATGGGGTGCAAATCACAGTCTTCATGGCACTCCctgaccccccaccccccgcatctggcatgagcagctggggaagggggcgCTGCCAACTGCCCGGGTTCCGCGGGCCCGGGAAGGGCCCCGTGTGGGCGTGGCTGCGACTGTTTCCTGGAGTGGGCGGCTGTCCCAGGAGCTGTGCACTGCTCCTCGGTCCCTCCGCCTCATCGCCCGCACGATCCAGGCCCATGGCTGGGCCACCCTGGAGGTCTGAGCTCCGAAGCCAGGGACCCGTCCTCTGACAAAGGCACCCGGATGCCCCCGAACCAGTGCAGTTCAGATTCTCCTCCAGCCCCGCTGCAGCCCCCATAGCTTTTATCTCTGGCAGTGATCCGGGGTGCCACTGTGGAGCTGCTCTCCCCTCTCAGAATTGAGTCTCCTGCCCTCATAGAGCCTCCCTCTGTGCCCAAGTCCGTCCCCTGATCCATCTTAATGAAATGGTAGTGGAAGATTTGAACCAGACCAAAGTGGGAGGTCGGAGATGTCACCTGCAATGACCTTGCGCCCGTACCAGATCTGCCTCCTGCCCACTCTCTAACCCCTCACTCCAGCTCAGGTATGCCATCTGCTCCCACTTCAGGACCCCTGTGCTTGTGGCGTCCTCTGCATGGGACACTTACAAGATGGCCACAGgcaccctccttccctctttcagAATTTTGCTCCCTGTGAGGGCTTCCCTGACCACACTGCTTAAAATCGCAGGTAGTCACTCCACAGTCACCTGTCCCCTTTTCATACTTTATATTCTCCTTAGCATTTAACACcatatgtcttatttatttttcattctttctctgcTCCAGTATGCCAGCTCCACTGGGACATCCAAAATGTCCCCAAACAGGCAAGAACTTCTGCCGGTTTTATTCACTGTGACATTTCCATTGCCTAGAACACTGCTGGGTACTCAAGAACGTTGATTTAGTGACTTGAAGGAAGGATGGACATCAGGTTCTTGTGTTCCTGCAACCTTACATGCCTGGGCATCAGTGCCAGGTAACAGGATACTACCAGGTGACCAGAATCTGGGAGCTGTGCAATCTAGTAGGACCAAGGGCACTCCCAAGCGAGATGAGAGACCTCACTGAGCTGGGAGTAGGGGTTTTTCTGGTTTGCTCCGTATCTCTCAGATAACAGGCATACAGGCTGTGTCCCTTCTGTAAGTGCCCAATCCTGGTGACAGAAAAGTAAGGTAAACAGGGCCAGAGGCCCATGGAAACCAGGGTCCTACTTCTTGCAGGGGCAAAGGTCTTGGGCTGAACTtgttggggctgggctgggcagggctgggagtgCCCTGCCAGAGGGCTCAGCTGGTGCTGGGTGGGGGCTGCCCTGGCAGAAGTTCATTGTAGCCCAGGTCTGCTTCAGGGGAGTGCTGGCTGCTAGTTTCTGGTTAGTGGTGGTGGCTTTGGGCCAGAAGAGAGGCAGAAACCCCAGGCAGGGTGGCTGGGT comes from the Manis pentadactyla isolate mManPen7 chromosome 10, mManPen7.hap1, whole genome shotgun sequence genome and includes:
- the CLDN3 gene encoding claudin-3, which translates into the protein MSMGLEITGTSLAVLGWLSTIVCCALPMWRVTAFIGSNIITAQTIWEGLWMNCVVQSTGQMQCKVYDSLLALPQDLQAARALIVVAILLTAFGLLVALVGAQCTNCVQDDSAKAKITIVAGVLFLLAALLTLVPVSWSANTIIRDFYNPLVPEAQKREMGAGLYVGWAAAALQLLGGSLLCCSCPPREKYAPAKIIYSAPRSVGLGSTAYDRKDYV